GCGGCCGCGAAGGTGCTGCGCTTCCCAGGGGGTGTAATCGGCTGGCAACCCGGCGAGCGCATGCTGCGCCCCGCGCACATCGCCACCATTGAGTGCCGCCGCAGCCTCCGCCGTACTGATCTGGCGCTGCGTCAGCTCCCTGGTGGCACGCTCGTTCTCCGCCGTTCGGGTCGAGCGCTCGAGCTCGGCGTAGGACTCATCGAGCGCCCGGTTGGTCGCCACCACCACGAGAAGGGCGACCAGTGAGATGACGCTGACGAGGAGGAGACCGGCGACGGCGACAGCACCCGCCGCGACGGGAACCGGGTATCGCCGCGCGAGTCGGCGAAGTTGGCGACTGAAGGTGAGCGGCCTGGCCTGAACCGGTTCGCCGGCCAGCGCGCGGTTGAGATCCTCCGCAAGCTCCCGGGCCGAGGCGTAGCGCGCGACGGGATCGCGCTCGATGGCGCGCATGACGACGGCATCGAACTCGGAGCCCAGTGCGGGCGCCAATGTGCGCAGTCGCCGCGGATCATGGGTGCGAATCACATCGGCCACGGCGATGAACGAGTCCGCGGGAAAGTCGAAGGGCGGTCGGCCCGCCAGGAGCTCGTAGAGCACCAGGCCCAGTGCGTAGACATCGCTCCGCACGGTGATGGCCGCGGGGCGACCCTCACACTGTTCGGGGCTCATGTACTTCGGTGTGCCCACCATTTCGCCCGTCAGCGTGGCCATCGATCGCTCCATCGACGCGGCAGCAGTCGGCTTGGCGATCCCGAAATCGATGACCCGTAGGCGCCCATCACTCCCGACGAGCAGGTTGGATGGCTTCAGGTCCCTGTGGATGAACCCGCGGGAGTGCGCGTGTTCAATGGCCTCGCACGCCTGGACGACAAGAGCCACGCGCTCGTGTGAAGCGAGCCCTTGAGCATCGGCGTAGGCGAGGATGCTCTGCGCGTCGGGCACGAGCTCCATGGCGATGTAGGGCAGCGCGCCATGGGGCATCCGATGCACTCCCGCCTCGAGCACCCGGGCGATCCCGGGGTGGTCGAGCTGTCCCAGGGCCTCCGCCTCCATCGCGAATCGCCTGGCGAGGGCGGGGCTCATCGCGTGAGAGGCAAGCACCTTGAAGGCGATCTTCCGACGGGGCGAGGACTGCTCCGCCTCGTAGACCCGGCCCATGCCCCCGGCACCAATCAGGCGACCGATGGTGAACGAGCCGATCCGCTGGCCCTCGAGACCGACCGAAGGATCGTGTGACGCCTCGGCGATCGCTTGCGCCGCACCTTCGGTGGAGACAATCGGCGCCTCCATGAAGGCCGTTTCCCTCGACGCCTCGGCAAGGAGCGCCATGATCTCGGCGGCGAGCGCAGGGTCATCCCTGCACTTCCGATGCACGAAGTCGGCCCGCTCGCTCTTCGGGCGCTCAAGCGCCGCAGCGAAGAGCCGACGCATCCGTTCAGGTCGCGACTCCATTGCGGTGTTCCCCGTTCATCAAGGTCCGGAGCTTCGCCCGTGCAAAGCGCCAATCGTCCTGCACGGTTCGAAGCGACACCCCGAGCCGCGCGGCGATGGCCTCCTCCTGCAATCCGCCGAAGAATCGAAGCTCAGCCACCTGCGCCTCGCGCGGATGATCTCGTTCAAGGAGGGTCATGGCCTCTTCCAGCGCCAGCAGGTCAAGGCCCGGGGTGGTCGTCTCGATGTCCACGGAGTCGATCGAAATCGGCCTCACTCCGCCGCCTCGCTTGACGCGGGCTCGACGGCGCGCATGGTCAACCAGGATTCGGCGGATGTGTCGCGCGGCAAGAGCGAGAAAGTGATTGAGGTTCTGAGGGGAACCTCGGTCACCCGCCATCCTGATGAAGGCTTCATTCGCAAGCGCCGTCGGCTGAAGGGTGTGGCCCGGTGCCTCCTTGGTCATGAAGCGCGAGGCGAGGGCGCGAAGTTCGTGGTAGAGCCGCTCGCTGAGCTCGCTGCGCGCTGCGGAGTCGCCTGCCGCCTCCCGCATCAGAAGCTCTGTGATGTTTGCAGCGCCAGGCTCCGGAGTCCCCATGATGGGGTCGATGGTAACCGACGGAACGCCGCGCACCAACGCCATTGCGGCGACGAACCGAATCGCGCAGAGCCTGCGCGGTTGACCAGTCCATGGGGGCCATGGCGACGGTGCGAGCGGCGCATCGCACGAGTGCAGAGGTCCGTGAACCTATCGGGGCCCCATCGGGAGGTAGATCTGCGGGTCATACCTCGCGGCGGCTCCGCCATCGGCGGCTTCATTCGCGCATGCATCCAGCACCCAGTCGGGATCGGGATGAACATGGAGCATGGCGCGCGTGGCCGGCTTGACGAAGCGGTGCTCGATCGAGTGATCGATCATCGCCAGCATCGGGTCGTAGTACCCGCGGTCGTTCACGATCCCAATGGGCTTGTGGTGGTCGCCGATCTGTCGTCCGACCAGGATCTCGAAGAACTCCTCGAAGGTGCCCAGCCCTCCGGGGAGGACCACGAATGCATCGGCGCGCTCCGCGAGCTGTCGCTTCCGCTCGCGCATGGTCTCGACCACGACCAGCTCATCGCAGCCATCCCAGCCCTGTTCCAGCCGCAGGAACTTCGAGGTGATGATCCCCTCGACCCGGCCGCCGTGCGCCTTCGCACTTCGGGCGATGACCCCCATCAATCCGATTCCGCCTCCTCCGTAGACGAGCGTGAGGTTCCGTCGTGCGATCGAAGTCGCCAGCCGCTCTGCCGTGTGTGCGAAGTGCTCTTCGAGGTGAGGTGAACTGGAGCAGTAGACGGTGACGCTTCGAAGTGGTGGCATGAGTCGGTGGGGGGAAAGGGCGGGAAGTGATGGGGTCAGGTGGAGCCCGAACCCTCAACGCCGGAGCGTCGCTCGATACCATACGACG
The Phycisphaeraceae bacterium genome window above contains:
- a CDS encoding sigma-70 family RNA polymerase sigma factor, which codes for MALVRGVPSVTIDPIMGTPEPGAANITELLMREAAGDSAARSELSERLYHELRALASRFMTKEAPGHTLQPTALANEAFIRMAGDRGSPQNLNHFLALAARHIRRILVDHARRRARVKRGGGVRPISIDSVDIETTTPGLDLLALEEAMTLLERDHPREAQVAELRFFGGLQEEAIAARLGVSLRTVQDDWRFARAKLRTLMNGEHRNGVAT
- a CDS encoding TIGR00730 family Rossman fold protein, which gives rise to MPPLRSVTVYCSSSPHLEEHFAHTAERLATSIARRNLTLVYGGGGIGLMGVIARSAKAHGGRVEGIITSKFLRLEQGWDGCDELVVVETMRERKRQLAERADAFVVLPGGLGTFEEFFEILVGRQIGDHHKPIGIVNDRGYYDPMLAMIDHSIEHRFVKPATRAMLHVHPDPDWVLDACANEAADGGAAARYDPQIYLPMGPR